A region of the Melanotaenia boesemani isolate fMelBoe1 chromosome 6, fMelBoe1.pri, whole genome shotgun sequence genome:
GCTGAAAGGCCTGAGGGCCGTAACCCACATTCACACTTCAACAACCATAAACCACCACGACATGACTGATGCAGCTATGcactaaaaaaaagatttgtttttaaacaggctaattcaaattaaatacattGCTACCAGGAAAATACACAGATATTGCGACAATACTTCTACATATCTGGAAATGTGCATATGTTTAGCCTTTGTTATCCATGTCCAGCTGCTCTTTAGTGAAATATGTCACACTCTGAGGTAGTTAAACAGGAACATTGCAAAGGTCTTACGCAGTCTTTAAtgaacatttgtttgtttgacacACAGATGAAGCCAGGAAGGCCTTCCTCTAGGCCACAGCTGGTTGTAATTTGTGGGGACAAAGCATCTGTGGAACTTTGACCTCTGTGATCTCTGGACTTGCCCCAGCAGCTTGTGTAATGGGTGATCCAATCAAGATACAGGAGGGTGGGAAATGTTACGTGAGCATATAGTCACTTGAgcatttctgcaaatattttatGCCTTGGTTGTCATTGTCAAAGGCTGAATCTGTTAGGTCTGCGCATGAAACGGTGTCCTTGTGGGGATCTTCTGGCCTGCAAGTCATGATGTCTAATGAAATTAAGAGCTGGAACAGGAGGATGTGCATCCATTCATATACTGAGGTAAGGCGAAGGAAATCAGAGAAGTCCACAGGGTACGGCTATGTTGTCAGTCAGCAGGAGGTTTCCTGTTTAAGCACATCTGCCTCGGTCTGACGGCCAACTTGACTCACCGCAGCATAGACACACAAAGAGTCATTCATTCTGCTCAGGCTTCATGCATACCGTGCAAAAGCATTAGACACTCAAGAACAGTGTAGCCACTCCTTGATGATAATGTTGTCCACATTAGGTAAAGAAATATCTAGAAACCAGTAAAGACAAACATTCAGTATTATCTCCTTAAAGAGCTGTTGCTGGTGCACTcaactgaaaaagaaattgcTCCACCTAGTGggaaaatgtaaacattcaCTCAcgacaaaacaaaataatctttcCATATCAAAGTTTATTGCTGACATGCATGTAGAGATCTGATGAagtagaaaaatatgttttttttttatagaaacgTGTTTTTTTCATCTGTACAATTAATTAGTTTTCTGTATTTAGATGCCCATGTCCAACCAAGCAGCTTACAACACATTGTCCCATTGGGTTTCAACACCAAATTTCACATCCTGAACGCAGTTTCCAGTTGGAATGGTCAGCAATATATCAGATATATGCAGACTACTTTAGAACTAAGAAGAGATGCttattaagaaaagaaaaaaagggatatatatatatatatatatatatatatatatatatatatatatatatatatatatatatatatatatatatatataaataaagttgtactATTAATCTAGTTGGGGTAGAttattctttattctttcttttctagtcattttgataattttttttttatttcattttcttttttagattcCAGTTGCTCTCTGGGACACCTTGCAAGTTTAAAGTCATGCAACAGATTTCTACAGAGTTAAACTTCAAACTATTACCATGCTTTTCTGTCCACAATGCAGACTATCAATATGACTCTGTAAACTCAACATGAAATGTGGTACAATCCACATGCTGGAAAGTGAAATACTGTttgattggggggggggggggggacacaaATAACATCTATCTCCAGTTAGTAATCTGTAACTGTGTCTTGTGGAAGATGACGTTAGACACTTCCCACAGATGGTCACTTAATGTCAGCACACAAGCTACAGAGTTCAGAAGACATCCTTTTCTGAAGAACAGTCTAGACTACTACAATACTGCTGTATACCCATGGAATTCACATTGAGGTGGGAGAAAGCCAACAGCTCTCTTTACATATTATTTTAACCTCCAGATGCGGTGGTGGATGGCCAACATGGCCTGAAGTACACGTCAATCAGCATGTGTTGAAACAAGAGTTGGTAAGTCACTGGGTAGAACTACTGTACATACAATATGACTGGCAAAGTCATGATGTACATTATTTACATACTGACCAGAGTGTGCTGCCTTGTGTGGCAATTTGGGggcaatgacagaaaaaatacaCTACAAAACCCCCTCCCATCAATCATGATAACATAagaataattttgttttcttttaaaaaatacatctaTGCAAAAGTCAGTCTCAATATTAGTGTAGCTTAGGGTGTCCACAATCTTTGTGGCAAAATAGTTAAGAAAATGATTCAATAAtcctaagaagaaaaaaatgctactCTTTcatgattttgaaaaaaaaaagacttcagtAGAATcactgaacattttaaagctgagAGAGCAAAGAGATATGGGGCCTCTTTAACCGGCATAAAGTACACCACATCTCAAACTAACTTAAGGAAACATTTTGACTTTCTACAATCAATGACTGTGATACAAGCCCTAGGGGTTTAGGGGGGAAAAGGTCTACACAAGTGAATAAATAACTTATCAtgaaattacaaagaaaaaaacaacaagtagAAGACATTTGAAAATTTTCCAGAGGCTATGTTCATGCAATCAGAATATAAATAGAAAGAAGTTTAGGGAGCCTAAAGCAGATACCAATACGCGAAGGCAGGATGCATTGTACAAATGCTTAACAGTCACTGGTTAGTAGCATTGCCATGGTTTAAAGATTTACGATCATAAAAGAAGAATGCACCAAAAATGCAGAGCAAACCCAGAAGGTAAACTTATGAATCTGTgactttgtattttaatttaactatGAAATATTACAGTATCGATTATCAGCCACCTGTTGGTCTCAAAGAGCCTACAAAGTAAGTTAAAACAAGCATGTACAAGATGCGCTTGAGAGAGGACTTAAGAGTGGCAACAGATATGTGATAATTTCCAATCTTAAAGCATTCATAccattacaaaaagaaaagaaaacaaaagaaaacaaaacaaaacaaaaaaaacattcagccaAAGCTCCATCTAAGCAGAGCCTGCACTGGTTTTCACAGTGTCTGCCACTGAGGCAGGCCAGGTAACAGAACATGATGATTACTGAAGGATAGCTTAAAAAGGTCAGAGTGTCAAGAGGGTAAAAAGCTCGACAGCTCCGCAGACTCTTATTTCGCCAggcctaaacacacacacacacacacacacacacacacacacacacacacacaaaacatgcacACTCATAGATACTGCAGATGTATCGAAGTGTAGAATGATGCTTCACATTCATACTGAGAAACACTTGTCCCATGATCTATCTGTGTAGAAGGAACAGGGAAGCTACCTGGAAGCCATTTAATTCTGAATGAGCCTGTGAGTACCAGTTTCCTTGGCTAAGAGTAATttaagacaggatttttttGGCAACAGAAACATACCAGTGCCTGATCATCATTACAGCAGCACTGAGGAAGAGTCACCATGTATACGCCTTGGCATGGAGGATCCAACAGTTTTACCCATTCAGTTCTTGGCATTGTGACTTCCAGGTATCTCACACTAGCTGCCtagatgttaaaaatagatttcCACAGGGATGAGTAAAAGCAGGAGACAATGCATTCTGTAAATATCAAAGgatgtgtgcacatgcacttTGATATTCAGTTCTCTCTTCAGCAACTATAGGGATAAAATGCTACTTATTCAGGTAAATTATAAAAAGCTTATTCAGATCTTTAGAAACCAGGAAAAAGGTTTCAAATATTTTCACtctgacagaaaacattaatGCTTTATGTCACTGGTAGCATCAAGACTCCATTGTTACAATCCCTTGTCTCAGAACAGTGAGCATGGTTTACCAACAGAGAAGAGAGACAAAGAGGTAGATTGATTTGAAGCCAGAGTTTTGGACAGGATGAGGATCATTTCAatacagaggaagaggaaggagtGAGAGTAGGAAGGTGGAATGGAGGTATACAGAAGTGACATCTGTGATCAAGTGACTGGACTCGAAGCAATATCTTGAACCACTATGAAGGGAAGGGGTTGCTACATAATTCTGGACCTGTATTGCTCGGGGGACCCAGAATTGAGGGCAAAGTGTTACACTAGGGAGATGTGAAAGGAGGAGCATTAGGGTTAATAGTTTCTTCAACACTACTGGCAGAACCTTCTGTGACTGTGCTATCAGGCTTGTTGCACAGTGAGATCTGACTTCTGGGCAACCAGAAGATGAGGAACCATTGGTTCAGAGTGTCCTCCAGGCCCCTCCATATTTCAGAGTGAATCCACACAGGGGACGTGAAGCTCTGAGTTGGCAATTTGTTCTGGTGCCCATTTTATGTCTGCTTCACCTGGCTTGCCAAAACCTGCATTGAGGGTTGTCTGTTTATCTGCTCAGACAGGTCCTCCTGTATGCCAGTTCCGTTTTGTGGCTTCCCCTTCTTAGTCTTCTCTGGTTTACTTCCTGAGGAGACCAGGGAGCCTGGAGTGGGTGGCTTGGGCGCTATTTCCGAAGAAAATGCTGAGCTAGGATGGCAGCATCGAGCGGGCTGACGGGTTGGGCATCATGGCCCAAACGCCTTACAGGTGGGATGCTGCCAAACTGGCGCTTGGTGAGAAAGCTCTTGGTTTCATGGATAGTGTTCTTCTcttcagccagcagcagctgctggcgCATGTAGTTCTCAAACTCGTACTGTGAAGACTCTTCAATTACCTTAGCCTgggcaaagaaaagaaaatgaattgaGTTCACTTTACTATCATTACTGggttaaaatgaatatatatagtAAAATATGTTTAGCTGCTGTAAAAGCAGTCTATTACAGGTGATTTGCATTGTTTTAGTTTAAGCTTCATAGTTAAAAATGCTACCATATCATCAGGTATCATGCATGCTCAGGATAACAAACATATTTATCATTTGGGGCTGTAAGACGACATCATCTTCTCAGATCCTACCTCTTGCAAATGCTCTGGTTGATTGACCTGATCGTCAATATCTGGAACAACCTGCAGAGGGCCACTCATTGATGAAACAGACTGCCTGTGATTAGGTAAACAcagcaacatgttaaacaaattaacatgGACGAGCTTGACAGTTTGTGCAATTACAATCATCCACATTGCAAATCAAGATTATCTAACCCTTCAAACAAATCAATCAACCTAACAAGCAGCACATCATGATGTAGTTTTTCTAACATCCACCAGGGGGAGCAGTTACCATGAGGCAATGATGGCACTGAGCGACTCCAGCACTTCTCCTGCAGTCAGCCTCTGCTGAGGGTCCAAAACAAGCAGCTTTCGGATGAGGCACACTGTGTTCTCTGACACACGACCGTCCCTGTAAGGAAGTAGAGGGAAAAGCAAAAAGcttgtttacaaacaaaaacgTCACAGAACTACATGTTAattctaaaacacacaaaaaaaatgttttattgaataTCTGTACACAGGCAACAAATCTGCCTGGAACTGAAGATGAGTATGTTACAAAATCAACTACAAACACAATAAGAAATGTGGGGAACTTGCAGTCAATATAAGAACAACTGCAGGTCATGTCCATCTTTGTTTAGAATCgtgaataaaacaacaaataattgTGCAACTCCACCACTTTAAACAAATCCCCAGGAGATAAAATACTCACTCTGGGATGGAGTACTCTGCAGCCTTGATTTTACGAAAAAGTTCTTGAGGTATGCTGTCGTAAAAGGGGAACTGGCCATACAGCATGGTGAACAGAACAACGCCAAGAGCCCACATGTCACTGGGTTTACCACGGTACGGTCGACCTGGAGACGAGTTGAAGAGCGGGTTATGGTCTGTTCTTTGTAACAACAAACTATGAACAGAATGAGCAGACAAACACAGAGTTTGGTATTTATTTGGGGCCAAGAcaatttttctctttgtaaatCAGGAGTAAGAAAGCATTTGAAAAGTCAAGCCCCTAAGTCACCCGGTCCAATgattaacatgacaaaaacatatGCAAGCAAGAACTTCACATCCACTTTTTCCTAGAAATTTCTCAGTACAAACCTAATTTTTAATATGGGAGAgctgtttttgtaataaaatcttAGACAATAAACCAGCTGTGGGCCTAAAATTAATAAACTGGAACTGATGAGGGTGGAGAATCATGGCCGTACATTACCATAGGCAGTGTTGTTACAGCCAGGGAGGCGGCAGCAATAGCAGCCGGCAATCATGTTAAAGcttgtgacacacacacacaggcggGGGATGGGAGTAGATGGGAGTAGTTTCCCCTCTAGTGAGTCATCCGTGCATGAGTCACTGAAGCTCCATTTAATTGTGTGCCTGACACGTTACGACGATATGTACGCAGgggttttatttacagttttcaaCTGGTTCGACGGGAAAGATGCACGTCTTAAATCCCTCTAAATCTTGTACACAGTCCAGGATAATCAGCTGCTCAGGAAATCCTTGATTAAACTGATGCAATTAACAGCTTCTGTGGTAGAGCACGCTCAAGCATCTGTGTTACTGGTGTGTGGTACTCATGTGTGCACCCTgataagctgaaaaaaaaaagaagacagattTCTGCTCTTCTTTTCTCAAGCAGACTGTTTCACAAAGAGAGCAGCTTCCTCTGCAGACAGAATGCATGAGAAAATGCAGCATCACCATGATTACACAAAAAGCGAAAAAAAACTATCTATTTCTTGCTTTGCTAGTCCGAGATTGCAACACAACCTCCTTTGGATTGCTCAATAATTGGAAAATCAAACATAAGGCTGCTTAAACATTATGCAATCCAATTAAAATAATCCCAATAATTACTCTCTGTAACCAAATATACAAGAGGAACTTCTCTAACCAGAACCGCTGTGTAGTTTTGGCAAAGACAATGAATCACTGAGTTTCCCTTGCAAATAAAACACTTCACAATCTTTCTTTCACTTCTGACAGTGGGTTTTCACACCTGTGTATGGTCAATCACAGCTAAAGCAGGTGCTGATGAGACTGGTTTTTGAAAGTGTCAAAAACCAGTGGGATAGTCAGCCTCTTCCAACAAATAAATGTCAGAAATAAGCTTTATGTTATGTCCGACTTTTCATGGCTGTCTAAAACGCAACTTGTTTGATGCAGACCATGTCTTCAAAACGAACAAATATGCAACATATACTTTTCACTCACCGCTTAGTACATCAGGGCTGATGTAGGCTGGACTTCCTCTCTGGTCTTTCAACAGGTCGTCCTCGCTCACCAGGTGTTTTCCCAGGCAGAAGTTTGTAATGGTGATGCGATGAGTCCTttcaacacacaaaaacatatcTGATTAATGCATATTTTATATGTAGGATAACGCAAATAAAATATCTCACTCGTAGACAAATGCATTTCCTTATACAGTATTTCTTTAAGCTCAGAATAAAGTATGGATTCCAAGCTAAAGTTTTACTGTGCAGGTAATCAGCGGTTGGtacaataattatttaataatgcaAACACAGATGACTCACACAGACTGACATAATCTAAATATTATCTACTTCCAACAACAGATGTCTATTTCTAACATCAGCGCCTTTAAACTCCATAGATTCCATTTGCAATGTCCCTCTGggttaaataaagtatttttaatttcattcattcatagacCCCTGCACAGAGGATTTACTGCATACATTTTCAATAATAATGTATGAACTCTTTTCTTATGTGAGCTCTGATCTGAGTAATTTAATGATCAACATTGCATTGCACTTTCAGAGCAAGATGACTTCAGATGTACTGTTGCTCTactgctttaaattaattcgGTATTTTGAAACAATGTGGcactacaaaataaatcaaagtaaatTTTGCTTACCTATGACAGAGTGAAACTAAAGCTATGGGACCATGAAGTGTGCTCTTTCAGCAAcggagggggggaaaaaaaaaagatgcacttTGACAAACATATGAGTCAGCCTGAGGTTTTTTGATAATTGTTGAGATGACTAAGCCTGCACAGTAATGTGTTGgcaattaaatatatataaagctcAAGAAGATATGTACTGTAATGAGCACCCACACATTTTCTCCCAAACTAAACAGGCACATGCAGGATAATCACACTGAAGGCACATGAGCGCACACCAAAGCAGCCACCGTCTACAGCCTGGGTCTTTTCTGGATCACGCTTTTCACCAACATCCGCTTTCTGAAAAGCCTGAGGTCAACAGCTTCCCTATTCTCTCTCACTTTCACACCCTGCTCCATCACACTTATTCACTGCTCCCATTACAGTGTCTGGAGCAGATTCCTGTTGAACACTCAATTTTCAACCAAATGTTTCAATCTCAAACCTCTCTGGAGAAGATTTATTCTAcatcatttccattttttttctttacatgagTAAACCTTTTCAACAGGTTATACAATTTAAGGCTAATAAACAGTGGCCTTGTGAACTGCACAAGGATGGGGCAGAAAAGCAGAGTGTGATGCTTCAAGGACCCTCAACATAAAACCTTCTTTATTAAGAGgtctgttcttttgtttgtgtgcatcACGACCCAGGCTTCTATTCTTGCACCGGAGATTGGATAAATGAAATTGCATGTTTGCCTCGTGAGGCAAGGGTCCCGGAGGACTGCAGAGAGACATCACCGTCTATGCTTCCTGGTCACATGACCCTGGGTAAGTCAGGAAACCAGAGACCTAAACAACCCCATGACTTCTCTTTCCCGCCCTGCAACATTCTGATGAAAATGCACCAGCTGACgagaaaaaaggacaaactcGGGCCAACCTCTTCAGAAACCAGCAAATTTGACTTCTTAAAACTATTACAGACTGATCATTTGATGAGTTTTAATGAGATATTTTAATGCTTAAAAAATGCATAATGTGGATGATTCCAGAGTGAACTCTCTTTTTGGAataattgtataaaaaaaaaataattaaataaataaatacacagatgTTAATCTAAAGGAACACCAATAGATTTAGGAACTCATGAAAATTCAAATATAGCATGCAGATTTATTTGTAACATCCTGCTTTCATAACAGCTGGCTTTGCAAGAGGAAATCACATCATTCTTGAATAAACTGTTAAGCATTTAGATCTTATTTCCCAGAGAAAAACAGCATTGGAGGACAGGGGATTTTGAAAGGAGTCTCTAAACTGACCATGTTCTTCCCACACTGACTGTACGTTCACACACATTTGGGGTGGAGTAGCACTGAATTTTGCAAATGTGGAAGTATAATGAATAAAGGAGAAGGGAAAGTGAAGCATATTGCAAAGGTGATATACCAGAAGGACAACAGAAGCAGTAAAGGGatttcagtgaaaacaaaaacagaatatggGCTAAATGAATTATGACTATGGGTGTGCACATGTACACTTGCACATGTACGTGTGTTACTTGCATTTCAGCGTGAGTCAGCTCTGAGCTATGGGGCCTGTGGCAGGCTTCTCTTTTGTCTCCTGCTGGGACGGAGTGTTCTGCTCGTCTGCTCCTCTCTCCACCATCCTCCTCTACTGTTTCATCACCACCAACACTACTACTGCAActactgctgcagctgctgctgatggGGGTTAAGGCTGCTGATGCAGTAGTCGTGGAGTATGTATGGAAGTAAAAAGTTGGGCGTTTGACATTTCAATGCACAATACTCTGACCTGCTGACCGTGTATAAGAATTATTTGAGTGATGCCTCTGA
Encoded here:
- the stk40 gene encoding serine/threonine-protein kinase 40, producing the protein MSKRRSSERGAGETSGRASKLQCPGISGSNAKRAGPFILGPRLGNSPVPSIVQCLARKDGTDDFYQLKILTLEERVDSAGETQEERQGKMLLHTEYSLLSLLHNQDGVVHHHGLFQDRAYEIVEDMEANKVRKMKKRICLVLDCLCAHDFSDKTVDLINLQHYVIKEKRLSEREAIVIFYDVVRVVEALHKKNIVHRDLKLGNMVLNKRTHRITITNFCLGKHLVSEDDLLKDQRGSPAYISPDVLSGRPYRGKPSDMWALGVVLFTMLYGQFPFYDSIPQELFRKIKAAEYSIPEDGRVSENTVCLIRKLLVLDPQQRLTAGEVLESLSAIIASWQSVSSMSGPLQVVPDIDDQVNQPEHLQEAKVIEESSQYEFENYMRQQLLLAEEKNTIHETKSFLTKRQFGSIPPVRRLGHDAQPVSPLDAAILAQHFLRK